One part of the Syntrophales bacterium genome encodes these proteins:
- a CDS encoding PstS family phosphate ABC transporter substrate-binding protein, with protein MVKGAKLLMLNLVCILLWSGNLTSAGQTIVIKGSTTVLPVTQAAAEAYMKLHPGMNISLSGGGSGEGIKALIDRSTDIATSSRDIKEEEVKLARSRGVNPVAHRVAIDAIVPVVHPTNPVKNLTAEQLSLVYQGKITNWREVGGKDLKIMVISRDSSSGTYETWGEKVLHGARVTPRAQLQASSGAIVQAVSKNRYAMGYIGIGYLNKRVKALTVNGIQASAETALSGAYPIVRPLFMFTNGRPSGEAGSFIKFLLGEEGQKIVQREGFVPIKKR; from the coding sequence ATGGTAAAGGGTGCAAAGTTATTGATGTTAAATCTTGTGTGTATCCTGTTGTGGAGCGGGAACCTGACCTCTGCCGGTCAGACCATTGTCATCAAAGGATCAACAACGGTTCTGCCGGTAACTCAGGCAGCGGCTGAGGCCTATATGAAGCTCCATCCCGGCATGAATATCTCCCTCTCCGGTGGTGGCTCCGGTGAAGGTATCAAGGCCCTGATTGACCGGTCAACGGATATTGCAACCTCCTCAAGGGATATCAAGGAAGAGGAAGTCAAACTGGCAAGATCAAGAGGGGTTAATCCTGTTGCTCACCGGGTTGCCATTGATGCGATTGTTCCCGTTGTCCATCCGACAAATCCGGTAAAGAACCTTACCGCCGAGCAATTGAGTCTCGTCTATCAGGGAAAGATTACGAACTGGCGAGAAGTGGGTGGAAAGGATCTGAAAATTATGGTAATTTCCAGGGACTCGAGTTCAGGCACCTATGAAACCTGGGGGGAAAAGGTTCTCCACGGCGCCAGGGTGACACCGAGGGCCCAGTTACAGGCATCCAGTGGCGCCATTGTTCAGGCGGTTTCAAAAAACAGGTATGCCATGGGCTATATAGGAATCGGTTATCTAAACAAAAGGGTTAAGGCCCTTACGGTAAACGGGATTCAGGCGTCTGCAGAAACGGCCCTCTCCGGGGCGTATCCGATCGTCAGGCCACTCTTTATGTTCACCAATGGCCGGCCTTCCGGTGAAGCTGGTAGTTTTATTAAATTCCTTTTGGGCGAAGAGGGGCAGAAGATCGTGCAAAGGGAAGGTTTTGTACCTATAAAGAAGCGGTAA
- a CDS encoding four helix bundle protein yields MAWQLADELALLVYKATKEFPKSEIWGLTSQMGRAAVSVPANIVEGSARGLISYIEKSGV; encoded by the coding sequence ATGGCATGGCAGTTAGCAGATGAATTGGCACTCTTGGTATATAAGGCTACGAAAGAATTTCCAAAGAGTGAGATTTGGGGTTTGACATCTCAGATGGGAAGAGCTGCTGTATCAGTGCCAGCAAATATAGTAGAGGGCTCAGCCAGAGGGTTAATTTCCTATATAGAAAAGTCTGGCGTCTAA
- the trpD gene encoding anthranilate phosphoribosyltransferase: MIREAIEKVVNNENMREPEMMEVMGEIMEGKATPAQIASFITALRIKGETIEEVTGAVRIMRQKATRINASSSVIVDTCGTGGDGKNTFNVSTTAAFVVAAAGLTVAKHGNRAVSSGCGSADVLESLGVNINAGPEIVEECIQQVGIGFLFASQLHGAMKYAIGPRREIGIRTIFNMLGPLTNPAGATSQLIGVYDGKLTEMFAGVLRNLGTKRAFVVHGSDGLDEATVTGETRVSELKDSLITAYNIAPVEIFGETYSGEELQGGDASTNARITEEILTGKDGARRKIVLLNAALAIMAGEKAASIKEGITIAEDCIDSGAAFEKLQALIKLSNNV; the protein is encoded by the coding sequence ATGATCAGGGAAGCTATTGAAAAGGTTGTAAACAATGAAAACATGAGAGAACCTGAGATGATGGAGGTAATGGGTGAAATCATGGAGGGAAAGGCCACCCCTGCCCAGATTGCATCCTTTATCACTGCCCTCAGGATCAAAGGGGAGACGATTGAAGAGGTTACCGGTGCGGTAAGGATCATGAGGCAGAAGGCGACAAGGATCAATGCCAGCTCGTCGGTTATCGTGGACACCTGTGGAACGGGAGGGGACGGAAAGAATACCTTTAATGTCTCGACGACAGCAGCCTTTGTGGTTGCGGCGGCGGGCCTCACTGTGGCAAAACATGGCAACCGGGCGGTCAGCAGCGGGTGCGGAAGCGCCGATGTCCTGGAGTCTCTTGGAGTTAACATCAACGCGGGACCGGAAATCGTGGAAGAATGTATCCAGCAGGTCGGGATCGGTTTTCTCTTTGCCTCCCAGCTCCACGGGGCCATGAAATATGCCATCGGTCCGCGAAGAGAGATCGGTATCAGGACAATATTTAACATGTTAGGCCCCCTGACCAATCCCGCCGGCGCTACGTCACAGCTCATCGGCGTCTATGATGGCAAGCTAACCGAGATGTTTGCCGGAGTTCTGAGAAATCTGGGAACGAAGAGGGCCTTTGTAGTCCACGGCTCTGACGGCCTCGATGAGGCCACCGTGACGGGTGAGACCCGTGTCTCGGAATTGAAGGACAGTCTGATTACCGCCTATAATATCGCCCCGGTCGAGATATTTGGAGAGACATATAGCGGTGAGGAGCTTCAGGGGGGAGACGCCTCGACCAATGCCAGAATAACAGAGGAGATCCTTACCGGGAAGGATGGCGCCCGCCGGAAGATCGTTCTCCTCAATGCCGCTCTGGCCATCATGGCAGGGGAAAAGGCCGCCTCCATCAAGGAGGGAATTACGATTGCGGAGGATTGTATTGACAGTGGCGCCGCCTTCGAAAAACTCCAGGCGCTGATTAAATTGAGTAACAATGTATGA
- the trpB gene encoding tryptophan synthase subunit beta: MQVALPDRYGHFGTFGGRYAAETLMPALLELEDVYLKARKDKAFREELASYLHEYAGRETPLYYAKRLTEKVGGAKIYLKREDLSHTGSHKINNTLGQALLARRMGKGRVIAETGAGQHGVATATVAALFGMECAVFMGEEDIRRQAPNVFRMKILGAEVVPVASGTATLKDAMNEAMRHWVSRVRDTFYVIGSTAGPHPYPMMVRDFQSIIGKETKRQILKKEGRLPDILIACVGGGSNALGLFYPFKDISGVAMIGVEAAGKGISTGMHAASISAGSIGVLHGNKTYLLQDGDGQVRDAYSIAAGLDYPGVGPEHSYFRATGRATYVTIDDKEAVDAFLCLSEYEGIIPAMESAHAVAYAMKMAPTLGRDKIIVINLSGRGDKDAAIIAEKIEVR, encoded by the coding sequence ATGCAGGTAGCTTTACCGGACAGATACGGACATTTTGGAACCTTTGGGGGCCGCTACGCCGCCGAGACACTGATGCCTGCCCTCCTTGAACTGGAAGACGTCTATCTCAAGGCACGAAAGGATAAGGCATTCAGGGAAGAGCTTGCCTCTTATCTCCATGAATATGCGGGGAGAGAAACGCCTCTCTATTATGCGAAGCGTCTCACCGAGAAAGTGGGGGGGGCGAAAATCTATCTGAAACGGGAAGATTTGAGCCACACAGGTTCGCACAAGATCAACAACACCCTCGGTCAGGCGCTGCTTGCCAGACGGATGGGAAAAGGGAGGGTGATCGCCGAAACGGGCGCCGGCCAGCACGGTGTGGCTACAGCCACGGTCGCCGCGCTTTTCGGGATGGAATGCGCCGTATTTATGGGTGAGGAAGATATACGGAGACAGGCCCCTAACGTCTTTCGGATGAAGATCCTCGGGGCCGAGGTTGTGCCGGTCGCCTCCGGGACAGCGACCCTCAAGGATGCCATGAACGAGGCGATGCGCCACTGGGTGTCACGGGTCAGAGATACCTTTTACGTCATCGGTTCGACGGCAGGTCCCCATCCCTATCCGATGATGGTCCGGGATTTTCAGAGTATCATCGGTAAAGAGACGAAGAGGCAGATTTTAAAAAAGGAGGGGAGACTTCCCGATATCCTGATTGCCTGTGTGGGTGGGGGGAGCAACGCCCTGGGGCTTTTTTATCCCTTCAAGGACATTTCAGGGGTTGCCATGATCGGGGTAGAGGCTGCGGGAAAGGGGATTTCCACGGGAATGCATGCGGCCAGCATTTCGGCAGGGAGTATCGGTGTTCTCCACGGGAATAAGACCTACCTCCTTCAGGATGGGGACGGCCAGGTGCGCGATGCCTATTCCATCGCCGCTGGACTCGATTACCCTGGCGTTGGACCGGAACACAGTTACTTTCGCGCCACGGGGAGAGCTACGTATGTAACAATAGATGACAAGGAAGCCGTTGATGCCTTTTTGTGCCTTTCCGAATATGAGGGGATCATCCCCGCCATGGAAAGCGCCCACGCCGTGGCCTACGCCATGAAGATGGCCCCGACCCTGGGAAGGGATAAGATTATCGTCATCAACCTCTCCGGCAGGGGAGACAAAGATGCGGCTATTATTGCTGAGAAGATCGAGGTACGTTGA
- the trpA gene encoding tryptophan synthase subunit alpha: protein MGRIETRFNELSKRGEKALVVYLTAGDPSLPKTEELILALDKAGVDVLEIGVPFSDPTADGPIIAAASQRALRGGVTLHGILDMIERVRKISEIPIVLFGYYNPIFIYGNERFAKRAKASGVDGILVVDLPPEEAAELRQYTDPVGIDFISLIAPTSGEERIGKISKHATGFLYYISITGVTGTKKPLLDDIKRNMERIRGITPLPVVVGFGISTPQQSAEIAPYADGIVIGSAFVRMIEENSGKDNLIPLISRYAVDIKKSLVNQETEINLSSVSNYSGRLESHSA, encoded by the coding sequence ATGGGACGGATTGAGACCAGGTTCAATGAATTGAGCAAGAGGGGGGAGAAGGCCTTAGTCGTTTATCTGACGGCAGGGGATCCAAGTCTCCCGAAAACCGAGGAGTTGATCCTTGCCCTGGATAAGGCCGGTGTGGATGTCCTTGAAATCGGCGTTCCTTTTTCAGATCCCACAGCCGATGGCCCCATCATTGCCGCTGCCAGCCAGAGGGCCCTGAGGGGGGGGGTAACCCTCCACGGTATCCTTGACATGATTGAAAGAGTGAGAAAAATCTCCGAGATCCCCATTGTTCTCTTTGGTTATTACAACCCTATTTTTATTTATGGGAACGAGAGATTTGCAAAAAGGGCAAAGGCATCAGGTGTGGATGGTATCTTAGTTGTTGACCTCCCTCCCGAAGAAGCCGCCGAATTGAGGCAATACACCGACCCAGTGGGGATTGACTTCATTTCCCTCATCGCCCCGACAAGTGGTGAGGAACGGATCGGGAAGATCTCAAAGCATGCCACGGGATTTCTCTACTACATCTCAATTACAGGGGTGACGGGAACAAAAAAACCCCTGCTTGATGACATTAAAAGGAACATGGAGAGGATAAGAGGAATAACTCCACTGCCTGTCGTCGTCGGCTTCGGTATCTCCACGCCCCAGCAGTCCGCGGAGATCGCTCCCTATGCCGATGGCATCGTCATTGGGAGCGCCTTTGTCCGGATGATCGAGGAGAACAGCGGAAAAGATAACCTAATTCCTCTCATTTCCCGCTATGCCGTAGATATAAAGAAATCCCTAGTCAACCAGGAAACTGAAATAAATCTTTCTTCTGTCAGTAACTATTCAGGTAGGCTTGAGAGTCACAGCGCTTAG
- a CDS encoding pyridoxamine 5'-phosphate oxidase family protein, which produces MAKIPEDVKKAIAEIKPALVATADKDGLPNVSPKGSFRVLDDEHVVFADLRSPRTITNLKENPRVAVIGLDPLSRKGWRIWGQAEILTEGAIFDSFSQEYASKGKVNHVVKLKCEKAVAF; this is translated from the coding sequence ATGGCAAAAATACCGGAGGATGTAAAAAAAGCTATTGCAGAAATCAAACCGGCTCTCGTAGCCACAGCCGATAAGGACGGATTGCCCAATGTTTCACCGAAGGGTTCGTTTCGTGTCCTTGATGATGAGCATGTGGTGTTTGCCGATTTGAGATCACCACGTACCATCACTAATCTCAAGGAAAATCCCAGGGTAGCGGTTATTGGTCTTGATCCTCTCTCACGGAAAGGCTGGCGTATCTGGGGACAGGCTGAGATACTGACTGAAGGGGCAATTTTTGACAGTTTTAGCCAGGAGTATGCATCTAAGGGTAAAGTGAACCATGTGGTGAAACTGAAATGTGAGAAAGCTGTAGCATTTTAA
- a CDS encoding YifB family Mg chelatase-like AAA ATPase, with amino-acid sequence MVKVISSTVVGIDSYPVDVEVDISAGLPRFSTVGLPDVAVRESKDRIKAAIKNSGYRFPRNHVTVNLAPADIKKEGTGFDLPIAVGILTVEGIIKPDVLPEYILMGELSLDGRIKGVHGVISAAFQAKEMGIRGIIVPAENALEAAMVEAIAVIPVNTLPDVVEFFNGTKEIEPLKVDRADIFKRSLRYPFDFDETRGQDQAKRALEVAAAGGHNIIMVGPPGSGKTMLAQRLSTILPELSFEEAIETTKIFSIAGLLNKREALLGTRPFRAPHHTISDAGLVGGGHIPKPGEISLAHHGVLFLDELPEFKKNVLEALRQPLENGYVTIARSSMAATYPARFMLVAAMNPCPCGYYGDPHRDCRCSPQQIHQYQARISGPLLDRIDIHIEVPSIRYRDLVGRNVGESSDIIKERIVRARAVQVKRFDGQDTLLNARMSDKQIKEYCVIDEDSRRLIEMAIDRLGFSARAYTRILKVARTIADIEGERDVRSCHVAEAIQYRNLDRRMI; translated from the coding sequence ATGGTAAAAGTTATCAGCAGCACCGTTGTGGGTATAGATTCTTATCCTGTTGATGTGGAGGTGGATATATCTGCCGGTCTCCCTCGATTTTCAACGGTGGGGCTGCCCGATGTGGCGGTCAGGGAGAGTAAGGACCGGATCAAGGCAGCAATAAAAAATTCCGGCTATCGCTTTCCCAGAAATCACGTTACCGTAAATCTTGCCCCGGCGGATATCAAAAAGGAGGGCACCGGTTTTGACCTGCCCATTGCTGTGGGTATCCTGACGGTAGAAGGAATTATCAAACCTGATGTCCTGCCGGAGTATATCTTAATGGGAGAGTTGTCCCTCGATGGCAGGATTAAGGGTGTCCATGGCGTCATTTCCGCGGCTTTTCAGGCGAAGGAAATGGGGATAAGGGGCATTATCGTGCCGGCAGAAAACGCCCTCGAGGCCGCCATGGTGGAGGCTATTGCTGTTATTCCCGTCAATACGTTACCCGATGTCGTCGAATTTTTCAATGGGACGAAAGAGATAGAACCCCTGAAGGTGGATAGAGCAGATATCTTCAAGAGGAGTCTTCGTTATCCCTTTGACTTCGATGAGACACGTGGACAGGATCAGGCAAAAAGGGCACTGGAGGTTGCGGCGGCGGGAGGTCATAATATCATCATGGTCGGGCCTCCCGGCTCCGGGAAGACCATGCTGGCCCAGCGACTCTCTACCATACTTCCTGAACTCTCCTTTGAGGAAGCCATTGAAACCACAAAGATATTTTCCATTGCCGGCCTGCTGAATAAGAGAGAAGCCCTGTTGGGGACGAGGCCCTTTCGGGCTCCGCACCATACGATCTCGGATGCCGGGCTTGTAGGGGGAGGGCACATCCCCAAACCCGGGGAGATCAGCCTCGCCCATCACGGTGTCTTGTTTCTCGATGAGTTGCCGGAATTCAAGAAAAATGTCCTCGAGGCACTGAGGCAACCCTTAGAGAACGGCTATGTTACGATTGCGAGGTCTTCTATGGCAGCCACTTATCCGGCGAGGTTTATGCTGGTGGCAGCAATGAACCCCTGTCCCTGTGGTTACTATGGTGATCCCCACAGGGACTGCCGGTGTTCTCCTCAACAGATTCACCAGTATCAGGCAAGGATCTCAGGACCTCTCTTAGACAGAATAGATATCCACATTGAGGTGCCATCTATTAGATACAGGGACCTTGTGGGGAGAAATGTGGGGGAGTCATCCGACATCATCAAAGAAAGGATTGTCAGGGCAAGAGCGGTACAGGTGAAGAGATTCGACGGTCAGGATACCCTGTTAAATGCACGGATGTCTGACAAACAGATCAAGGAATATTGCGTCATTGATGAAGATTCCCGGAGGCTGATTGAGATGGCCATTGATAGGCTCGGATTTAGCGCCCGTGCCTACACGAGGATATTGAAAGTTGCCCGAACCATTGCGGATATCGAAGGGGAAAGAGATGTCCGCTCCTGTCACGTCGCCGAGGCCATCCAGTACAGAAACCTTGATAGGAGGATGATTTAG